The following proteins are encoded in a genomic region of Bosea beijingensis:
- a CDS encoding tripartite tricarboxylate transporter TctB family protein has product MKTSIFKNQDALAGLLFMGLGALGFAIALGYKFGTTIDMGPGYFPRILSLVLIGFGIVTFLRGLRSCMPVEGGWAWLPLFLLSTALLLFGFLLERLGLVPALAALFFVSARAGHEFKALEVLVLTVVMSIFAAAVFVWGLKLPYSLFAWNF; this is encoded by the coding sequence ATGAAAACCAGCATCTTCAAGAACCAGGATGCCCTCGCCGGCCTGCTGTTCATGGGGCTCGGCGCGCTCGGCTTCGCGATCGCGCTGGGCTACAAGTTCGGCACCACGATCGACATGGGGCCGGGCTATTTCCCGCGCATCCTCAGCCTCGTCCTGATCGGGTTCGGCATCGTCACCTTCCTCAGGGGGCTGCGCAGTTGCATGCCCGTCGAAGGCGGCTGGGCCTGGCTGCCGCTCTTCCTGCTGAGCACCGCGCTCCTGCTCTTCGGCTTCCTGCTGGAGCGCCTGGGGCTCGTGCCGGCGCTTGCCGCACTGTTCTTCGTTTCGGCCCGTGCCGGCCACGAGTTCAAGGCGCTGGAGGTTCTGGTGCTAACGGTGGTGATGTCGATCTTCGCCGCCGCTGTCTTCGTCTGGGGCCTGAAGCTGCCCTACAGCCTCTTCGCCTGGAATTTCTGA
- a CDS encoding RraA family protein, whose product MIGFRILKRRRQVAADLVERFRTVPVANVSDSMSRMTAGGASLRPLHRGGVMAGPALTVKTRPGDNLMIHKALDLASPGDVVVVDGGGDLTNALIGELMIAHARTRGIAGIVLHGAVRDSAWIRENDLPIYAAGISHRGPYKDGPGEINVPIAIEGMVIEPGDLVIGDDDGILCVPFDQAEAIYAAAHKKHAMEEKKMQAIEQGKDDRSWIDATLARLGCAIEA is encoded by the coding sequence ATGATCGGATTTCGCATCCTCAAGCGCCGCCGCCAGGTCGCCGCCGACCTCGTCGAGCGCTTCCGCACGGTACCGGTCGCCAATGTCAGCGATTCCATGTCGCGCATGACGGCCGGCGGCGCCTCGCTGCGTCCGCTCCACCGCGGCGGCGTGATGGCCGGCCCCGCGCTCACCGTGAAGACGCGCCCTGGCGATAACCTGATGATCCACAAGGCGCTCGACCTTGCTTCTCCCGGCGACGTGGTTGTCGTCGATGGCGGCGGTGACCTCACCAATGCGCTGATCGGCGAGTTGATGATCGCCCATGCTCGCACGCGCGGCATCGCCGGCATCGTGCTCCACGGCGCGGTGCGCGATTCCGCCTGGATTCGCGAGAATGACCTGCCGATCTATGCCGCCGGCATCAGTCATCGCGGCCCCTACAAGGACGGCCCCGGCGAAATCAACGTCCCGATCGCGATCGAGGGCATGGTGATCGAGCCCGGCGATCTCGTCATCGGCGACGATGACGGCATCCTCTGCGTACCCTTCGATCAGGCCGAGGCGATCTACGCCGCCGCACACAAGAAGCACGCGATGGAAGAAAAGAAGATGCAGGCCATCGAGCAGGGCAAGGACGATCGTAGCTGGATCGACGCCACGCTCGCGCGGCTGGGCTGCGCGATCGAGGCGTGA
- a CDS encoding hydroxyacid dehydrogenase, with product MTDTGARNRGRRVLVTHDRLAENAIELLNAHDVDVFFSPAYAPSEQVAARAAELQVDALIVRQGRVDDAIIAASPRLKVIAKHGVGVDNIDLQAAASRDIPVIRAMGSNSRAVAEHTIALALTLLKDIPRLDAAVKAGTWPKPSFIGRDIAGTVIGLVGFGSIGQHVARMAQGLGMTVLLHDPHARTAIAQFGGDCERDLDSLIAEADIVSLHCPLTNATRDLLDARRFGLMKPNALVVNTARGALINEAALCAALLEGRIAGAGLDSFAVEPPAPDSPLWALPNLIATPHIAGVTAGSAKTMAEIAARHVIAVLDGEEPDAASLARLTELAA from the coding sequence ATGACCGATACCGGTGCCCGCAATCGTGGCAGGCGCGTGCTCGTCACGCATGATCGTTTGGCCGAAAACGCCATCGAGCTTCTCAACGCGCATGACGTCGACGTCTTCTTCTCGCCGGCCTATGCGCCGAGCGAGCAGGTGGCCGCGCGTGCGGCCGAGTTGCAGGTCGACGCGCTGATCGTCCGCCAGGGCCGCGTCGACGACGCGATCATCGCAGCCTCGCCACGCCTGAAGGTCATCGCCAAGCACGGCGTCGGCGTCGACAATATCGACCTGCAGGCGGCAGCCTCGCGCGACATCCCCGTCATCCGCGCCATGGGCTCGAACTCGCGCGCCGTCGCCGAACACACCATCGCGCTGGCCCTGACCCTGCTGAAGGATATCCCGCGCCTCGACGCCGCCGTGAAGGCCGGCACCTGGCCGAAGCCGAGCTTCATCGGGCGCGACATCGCCGGCACCGTGATCGGCCTCGTCGGTTTCGGCTCGATCGGCCAGCATGTCGCCCGGATGGCGCAGGGGCTCGGCATGACCGTTCTCCTGCACGACCCCCATGCCCGCACGGCGATCGCGCAGTTCGGCGGGGATTGCGAACGCGACCTCGACAGCCTCATTGCGGAAGCCGACATCGTCAGCCTGCATTGCCCGCTGACCAACGCCACGCGCGATCTCCTCGATGCACGCCGCTTCGGCCTGATGAAGCCGAATGCCCTCGTCGTGAATACGGCGCGCGGCGCTCTGATCAACGAGGCGGCCCTTTGCGCCGCGCTGCTGGAAGGCCGGATCGCCGGCGCGGGGCTCGACAGCTTCGCCGTCGAGCCGCCGGCACCGGACAGCCCGCTCTGGGCGCTGCCCAACCTGATCGCCACCCCGCATATCGCCGGCGTCACCGCGGGATCGGCCAAGACGATGGCCGAGATCGCCGCCCGGCACGTCATCGCCGTGCTCGATGGAGAAGAGCCGGATGCGGCCAGCCTCGCGAGGTTGACCGAACTTGCAGCCTGA
- a CDS encoding TetR/AcrR family transcriptional regulator has product MTAEMKQASRSERQQQARSVATYERLIQATLDVIHDVGYHAATTQEIAERAQVSRGALLYHFPARADIILAAMERLLDDGTAEIRAVAQRVQKGELSLEGFVGFLWELFSGRFFYLSLEMITEARNDAELRERMIPVVKRFHEALDATWVEFCNPERRTAREARIILNLTVCLVRGMGVQTVLRPDPGYFTDMIEAWKALLPEIVEGRAGDAMFSGPRFRLLEG; this is encoded by the coding sequence ATGACAGCAGAGATGAAGCAGGCTTCACGCTCCGAGCGCCAGCAGCAGGCGCGCAGCGTCGCGACCTATGAGCGATTGATCCAGGCGACGCTCGATGTCATTCACGATGTCGGCTACCACGCGGCCACGACGCAGGAGATCGCCGAGCGCGCGCAAGTCTCGCGCGGGGCGCTGCTCTACCATTTCCCGGCCCGGGCGGACATCATCCTGGCGGCGATGGAGCGCCTGCTCGACGACGGCACCGCCGAGATCCGCGCCGTCGCCCAGCGCGTCCAGAAGGGCGAGCTCTCCCTCGAAGGCTTCGTCGGCTTTCTCTGGGAGCTGTTTTCCGGGCGCTTCTTCTACCTGTCGCTGGAAATGATCACCGAGGCGCGCAACGATGCCGAACTGCGCGAGCGGATGATCCCGGTCGTGAAGCGCTTCCACGAGGCGCTCGACGCGACCTGGGTGGAGTTCTGCAATCCGGAGAGGCGCACGGCGCGGGAGGCCCGCATCATCCTCAACCTGACGGTCTGCCTGGTGCGCGGCATGGGCGTCCAGACCGTGCTGCGCCCGGACCCCGGCTATTTCACGGACATGATCGAGGCCTGGAAGGCGCTGCTGCCGGAGATCGTCGAAGGCAGGGCCGGGGACGCGATGTTCAGCGGCCCCCGGTTTCGCCTGCTGGAGGGTTGA
- a CDS encoding LuxR C-terminal-related transcriptional regulator, with the protein MEVDFRLAFENAPVGLVIGRSRILLACNHVFAGMFRGAMDDLVGQSFARLYPTQSDYEETGKRVGTRLATERSYTDDRVMRRLDGDLFWVRVSGFTYTPDDAHEHTLWVFSELGKAEADGQSLRTSLTPRERDVAALLIDGKTGKEVAKALNISPRTVDIYRARLLRKYDVNSTKRLIELLLSG; encoded by the coding sequence GTGGAGGTGGATTTTCGGCTGGCTTTCGAGAATGCCCCGGTCGGGCTGGTCATCGGCCGCAGCCGCATCCTCCTGGCCTGCAACCACGTCTTCGCCGGGATGTTTCGCGGAGCGATGGACGATCTGGTCGGCCAGTCCTTCGCGCGGCTCTACCCAACGCAATCCGACTACGAGGAGACCGGGAAGCGGGTCGGGACGCGCCTGGCCACTGAGCGCAGCTACACTGACGACCGCGTGATGCGGCGTCTCGACGGCGACCTGTTCTGGGTCAGGGTCAGTGGGTTCACCTATACGCCCGACGATGCCCATGAGCACACGCTCTGGGTGTTCTCCGAACTCGGAAAGGCCGAAGCCGACGGCCAGTCGCTGCGGACGTCGCTGACCCCGCGCGAACGCGATGTTGCCGCGCTGCTGATCGACGGCAAGACGGGCAAGGAGGTCGCGAAGGCGCTGAATATCAGCCCGCGCACCGTCGATATCTATCGTGCGCGGCTGCTCCGGAAATACGACGTCAACAGCACTAAGCGGCTGATCGAGTTGCTGTTGAGCGGCTGA
- a CDS encoding LysR family transcriptional regulator, producing the protein MKHPIDGIEAFIQIAELGSFNKAAEKLHVTQTGLTRRIQRLEAHVGLKLIDRTTRTVALTSIGREFLPEAQRMLDAVDRSFERLKTMSRFSTGDITIASVPSLMYGRLPRILRSYATRHPNNRVEILDRTSTLVIEAVRRRQAEFGLHVQPPNQQDLHNEILVRDPFVVYCRNDHPLATRETIAWADLAGHDLITLGGSSGNRLLMEAQLSRSGIEVKTKFVVEYFSSAIGLASEGLGIAILVESLVENLRPDLAQIPLVNPIVDRPVSLIRRRGETLTPAAQALYNLIVRDLGPL; encoded by the coding sequence ATGAAACATCCTATCGACGGCATCGAGGCCTTCATCCAGATCGCGGAGCTCGGCAGCTTCAACAAGGCGGCCGAGAAGCTGCACGTCACGCAGACCGGCCTGACGCGGCGCATCCAGAGGCTGGAGGCCCATGTCGGGCTGAAGCTGATCGACCGGACGACCCGCACCGTCGCGCTGACCAGCATCGGCCGCGAATTCCTGCCGGAAGCCCAGCGCATGCTCGATGCCGTCGACCGCTCGTTCGAGCGGCTGAAGACGATGTCGCGCTTCTCGACCGGTGACATCACGATCGCCTCGGTGCCCTCGCTGATGTACGGGCGCCTGCCGCGCATCCTGCGCAGCTATGCCACGCGCCATCCCAACAACCGCGTTGAGATACTTGACCGGACCAGCACGCTGGTGATCGAGGCGGTGCGGCGGCGCCAGGCCGAGTTCGGCCTGCATGTCCAGCCGCCGAACCAGCAGGACCTGCACAACGAGATTTTGGTCCGCGACCCTTTTGTCGTCTATTGCCGCAACGACCATCCGCTGGCGACACGCGAGACCATCGCCTGGGCGGATCTCGCCGGCCATGACCTGATTACGCTCGGCGGCAGCAGCGGCAACCGGCTGCTGATGGAAGCGCAGCTTTCACGCTCGGGCATCGAGGTGAAGACCAAGTTCGTGGTCGAGTATTTCTCCAGCGCGATCGGGCTGGCCTCGGAAGGGCTGGGAATCGCGATCCTGGTGGAGTCGCTCGTCGAGAACCTGCGCCCCGATCTCGCGCAGATTCCGCTGGTGAACCCGATCGTCGACCGGCCGGTCTCGCTGATCCGGCGACGCGGCGAGACGCTGACCCCGGCCGCGCAGGCGCTCTACAACCTGATCGTGCGCGATCTCGGGCCGCTCTAG
- a CDS encoding Bug family tripartite tricarboxylate transporter substrate binding protein gives MKVVYKALAALALTALATTASAQQYPEKPIRLVIPFPPGGGTDVVARVIAQKLGESTGWTLVADNKPGSGGSVGLSLAGKAAPDGYTIVLAQNANLVINPILGKANYDPIKDFAPIGLVASAPQVLVVAKDSPLKTVEDLIAAAKAKDGKLTFASPGVGTSSHLAGELIQQIAGVKFRHVPYKGAAQALPDLLGGRVDIYISSVPSAMVQIKEGVLRPIAVFANKRDADLPDVPTFEEKGLKNSEAVTWWGLAAPAGVPAPIVERINTELNKVLQQPDTKAKLRSAGAEALGGSAEEFGALIKSDVPKWTAVIKAADVKVSD, from the coding sequence ATGAAGGTTGTCTACAAGGCGCTCGCCGCGCTGGCCCTGACCGCGCTCGCGACGACGGCTTCGGCGCAGCAATATCCTGAGAAGCCGATCCGGCTGGTCATTCCGTTCCCGCCGGGCGGCGGCACCGACGTCGTCGCGCGCGTTATCGCCCAGAAGCTCGGCGAGAGCACCGGCTGGACGCTGGTGGCCGACAACAAGCCCGGCAGCGGCGGCAGCGTCGGCCTGAGCCTGGCCGGCAAGGCAGCCCCGGACGGCTACACCATCGTCCTCGCGCAGAACGCCAACCTCGTTATCAACCCGATCCTCGGCAAGGCCAATTACGACCCGATCAAGGATTTCGCGCCGATCGGCCTCGTCGCCTCCGCGCCGCAGGTGCTGGTCGTCGCCAAGGATTCCCCGCTCAAGACGGTCGAGGATCTCATCGCCGCCGCCAAGGCCAAGGACGGCAAGCTCACCTTCGCCTCGCCGGGCGTCGGGACAAGCTCGCATCTGGCCGGTGAACTGATCCAGCAGATCGCGGGCGTGAAATTCCGCCACGTTCCCTACAAGGGTGCGGCCCAGGCCTTGCCGGACCTGCTCGGCGGGCGCGTCGATATCTACATCTCCTCGGTTCCCTCCGCGATGGTGCAGATCAAGGAAGGCGTGCTGCGCCCGATCGCGGTCTTCGCGAACAAGCGCGATGCCGACCTGCCGGATGTCCCGACCTTCGAGGAGAAGGGCCTGAAGAACTCCGAGGCCGTGACCTGGTGGGGCCTGGCGGCGCCCGCGGGCGTGCCTGCGCCGATCGTTGAGCGGATCAATACCGAGCTCAACAAGGTGCTGCAGCAGCCCGACACCAAGGCCAAACTACGCTCGGCCGGCGCCGAGGCGCTCGGCGGCAGCGCCGAAGAGTTCGGTGCGTTGATCAAGTCCGACGTGCCGAAATGGACTGCGGTCATCAAAGCGGCCGACGTGAAGGTCTCCGACTGA
- the lhpH gene encoding trans-3-hydroxy-L-proline dehydratase: MQADRVIQTVEAHTGGEPFRIVTSGLPRLPGKTIVQRRDWVKNNIDEIRQALIFEPRGHADMYAGYLTEPVSAEADFGVIFVHNEGYSDHCGHGVIALATAAVELGWVKRTEPETRVGIDAPCGFIEAFVTWDGKRAASVRFVNVPSYLVHRDVNVETPSFGRVTGDIAFGGAFYFYTDGRPFGLAIRRENAEALIRFGAEVKIAANAAFPVVHPDIPELNHIYGTIIDGDPLDPKATQANCCIFADRQLDRSPTGSGTAGRTALLHAKGLLKPGELLVNESIVGSIMTGRVLQETKLGAIEAIIPEVSGSAHICGQATWTIDRGDPLRHGFLLR, encoded by the coding sequence ATGCAGGCAGATCGCGTCATCCAGACCGTCGAGGCTCATACCGGCGGCGAGCCTTTCCGGATCGTGACAAGCGGCTTGCCGCGTCTGCCTGGCAAGACGATCGTCCAGCGGCGCGACTGGGTGAAGAACAATATCGATGAGATCCGGCAGGCGCTGATCTTCGAGCCGCGCGGCCATGCCGACATGTATGCGGGCTATCTGACCGAACCGGTCTCAGCCGAAGCCGATTTCGGCGTGATCTTCGTCCATAACGAGGGCTACAGCGACCATTGCGGCCACGGCGTCATCGCGCTCGCGACCGCGGCCGTCGAGCTTGGCTGGGTCAAGCGCACCGAGCCGGAGACGCGCGTCGGGATCGACGCGCCCTGCGGCTTCATAGAGGCCTTCGTGACCTGGGACGGCAAGCGCGCCGCCAGCGTGCGCTTCGTCAACGTCCCCTCCTATCTCGTCCATCGCGATGTCAACGTGGAGACGCCGAGCTTCGGCCGCGTCACCGGCGACATCGCCTTCGGCGGCGCCTTCTACTTCTATACCGATGGCCGCCCCTTCGGCCTCGCGATCCGGCGGGAGAATGCCGAGGCGCTGATCCGCTTCGGTGCCGAGGTGAAGATCGCCGCCAACGCGGCCTTTCCGGTCGTTCACCCGGACATCCCGGAGCTGAACCATATCTACGGCACGATCATCGATGGCGATCCGCTCGACCCAAAGGCAACGCAGGCCAATTGCTGCATCTTCGCCGACCGGCAACTCGATCGCTCGCCGACCGGCTCCGGCACGGCCGGGCGCACCGCCCTGCTCCACGCCAAGGGCCTGCTCAAGCCCGGCGAGCTTCTAGTCAACGAGTCCATCGTCGGCTCGATCATGACGGGCCGCGTCCTGCAGGAGACGAAGCTGGGAGCGATCGAGGCGATCATCCCGGAAGTCTCGGGCAGCGCCCATATCTGCGGCCAGGCGACCTGGACCATCGATCGCGGCGACCCGCTGCGGCATGGTTTCCTGTTGCGATAG
- a CDS encoding tripartite tricarboxylate transporter permease codes for MEIIDHFVLGFGVALSLQNLAYCFLGVLLGTLIGVLPGVGPLVTISMLLPVTFGLPPVSAVIMLSGIYYGAQYGGSTTAILVNLPGETSSAVTCLDGYQMARRGRAGAALAIAALSSFVAGCIGTLLIVALGVPLASWALRFGAEDYFALMVLGLVAASVLSHGDMVKALAMVVVGLLIGLVGTDVNSGIERYTFGLPELADGIGFTVLAVGIFAISEVVINLEQKEAREVFTKNVGGLMPRWDDLKASFLPTLRGTAIGSFFGILPGTGPSISSFSSYMLEKKLAKDPSRFGQGAIEGVAAPEAANNAAAQTAFIPTLTLGIPGSATMALILGALIMNGVQPGPTVMARNPELFWGVIASMFIGNALLVALNLPLVGLWVRLLSIPYRWLFPAIVMFCALGNYSLNNSAIDVYLCAAIGVLGYVLAKLKCPPAPLVLGYVLGPMMEENIRRALLLSEGDLSIFVKSPISLTFLILSLLLLVSMALPAIRRGKARVDQEEEAGAT; via the coding sequence ATGGAGATCATCGATCACTTCGTGCTCGGCTTCGGCGTCGCGCTGTCGCTGCAGAACCTTGCCTATTGCTTCCTTGGCGTGCTGCTCGGCACCCTGATCGGCGTGCTGCCGGGCGTCGGCCCGCTGGTGACGATCTCGATGCTGCTGCCGGTGACCTTCGGCCTGCCGCCAGTCTCCGCCGTCATCATGCTCTCCGGCATCTATTACGGCGCGCAATATGGCGGCTCGACCACGGCGATCCTGGTCAACCTGCCGGGCGAGACCTCGTCGGCCGTCACCTGCCTAGACGGCTACCAGATGGCGCGTCGTGGCCGGGCCGGCGCCGCTCTTGCGATTGCCGCGCTCTCCTCCTTCGTTGCCGGCTGCATCGGCACGCTCCTGATCGTCGCGCTCGGCGTGCCGCTCGCCTCCTGGGCCCTGCGCTTCGGTGCCGAGGACTATTTCGCGCTGATGGTGCTCGGCCTCGTCGCCGCCTCCGTGCTGAGCCATGGCGACATGGTCAAGGCGCTCGCGATGGTCGTGGTCGGCCTGCTGATCGGCCTCGTCGGCACCGACGTGAACTCGGGTATCGAGCGCTACACCTTCGGCCTGCCCGAGCTCGCCGACGGCATCGGCTTCACCGTGCTCGCCGTCGGCATCTTCGCGATCTCCGAGGTCGTCATCAACCTGGAGCAGAAGGAGGCGCGCGAGGTCTTCACCAAGAATGTCGGCGGCCTGATGCCACGCTGGGACGACCTGAAGGCCTCGTTCCTGCCAACCTTGCGCGGCACCGCCATCGGCTCCTTCTTCGGCATCCTGCCCGGCACCGGCCCCTCGATCTCCTCCTTCTCCTCGTACATGCTGGAGAAGAAGCTGGCGAAGGACCCCTCCCGCTTCGGCCAGGGCGCGATCGAGGGCGTCGCCGCGCCGGAAGCCGCCAACAATGCGGCAGCGCAGACCGCCTTCATCCCGACGCTGACGCTCGGCATTCCCGGCAGCGCCACCATGGCGCTGATCCTCGGCGCGCTCATCATGAACGGCGTCCAGCCCGGCCCGACCGTGATGGCGCGCAATCCCGAGCTATTCTGGGGCGTCATCGCCAGCATGTTCATCGGCAACGCCCTGCTCGTCGCGCTGAACCTGCCGCTGGTCGGTCTCTGGGTCCGCCTGCTCAGCATCCCCTATCGCTGGCTGTTCCCGGCGATCGTGATGTTCTGCGCGCTCGGCAATTACAGCCTCAACAACAGCGCCATCGACGTCTATCTCTGCGCGGCGATCGGCGTGCTCGGCTATGTGCTGGCCAAGCTGAAATGCCCGCCGGCCCCGCTGGTGCTCGGCTATGTGCTCGGCCCGATGATGGAAGAGAACATCCGCCGGGCGCTGCTTCTGTCGGAAGGCGATCTCTCGATCTTCGTGAAGAGCCCGATCAGCCTGACCTTCCTGATCCTCTCGCTGCTGCTGCTCGTCAGCATGGCCCTGCCCGCCATCCGCCGCGGCAAGGCCCGCGTCGACCAGGAGGAGGAAGCCGGCGCGACCTGA
- a CDS encoding haloacid dehalogenase type II, protein MKLTDFKALTFDCYGTLIDWETGMFEGLKPLISRLATPPTRDQVLEAHARHESAQQLQTPARLYRDLLPIVYKRLAEEWGLPVTWDECIAYGQSVKNWPAFPDSAEALQYLKRHYKLVILSNVDNESFAASNAKLQVAFDAIYTAEDIGSYKPSERNFDYMLRNLETLGIRKGEVLHTAESMFHDHGPANRHGLASCWIYRRHDKDGFGATMHPGDMPRYDFRFNSMADLARAHREALDG, encoded by the coding sequence ATGAAACTCACCGATTTCAAAGCCCTGACCTTCGATTGCTACGGCACGCTGATCGACTGGGAAACCGGCATGTTCGAGGGGCTGAAGCCGCTCATCAGCCGGCTCGCCACGCCGCCGACGCGCGATCAGGTGCTGGAGGCGCATGCGCGCCATGAATCGGCGCAGCAATTGCAGACGCCGGCGCGGCTCTACCGGGACCTGCTGCCGATCGTCTACAAGCGCCTCGCCGAGGAATGGGGCCTGCCCGTCACCTGGGACGAGTGCATCGCCTACGGCCAATCGGTCAAGAATTGGCCGGCCTTCCCGGATTCAGCCGAAGCGCTCCAGTATCTCAAGCGCCACTACAAGCTCGTGATCCTGTCCAATGTCGACAATGAGAGCTTCGCCGCGAGCAATGCCAAGCTCCAGGTTGCCTTCGACGCGATCTATACGGCCGAGGATATTGGCTCCTACAAGCCGTCGGAGCGCAATTTCGACTATATGCTCCGGAACCTCGAGACGCTCGGCATCCGGAAGGGCGAGGTCCTGCACACGGCCGAGAGCATGTTCCACGACCATGGCCCGGCGAACCGGCATGGCCTGGCCTCCTGCTGGATCTATCGCCGCCACGACAAGGACGGCTTCGGCGCGACGATGCATCCGGGCGACATGCCCAGATACGATTTCCGCTTCAACAGCATGGCCGATCTCGCCAGGGCGCATCGGGAAGCGCTCGACGGCTGA
- a CDS encoding isochorismatase family protein has protein sequence MADDDYKNRSYGEIPVGFGKKPGIVVVDFQTGFTDAQYPLGGAPLVMRAVENTAKLLEVARRYNVPVANCNTAYMSEREMPYWKITAVRDTFRHDHPSSAFDPRIYDPDYDLTICKKAPSIFFNTGVSDYFNKERVDTVIVTGCNTSGCIRATSIDSFSYRYRTIVPEDCVGDIEEQPHRDNLRDLGRRYVDVSDLKTVLAYLEDWHRQNAA, from the coding sequence ATGGCAGATGACGACTACAAGAATAGGAGCTACGGCGAGATTCCGGTCGGCTTCGGCAAGAAGCCGGGCATCGTCGTCGTCGATTTCCAGACCGGCTTCACCGATGCGCAATACCCACTCGGCGGAGCCCCGCTCGTCATGCGCGCCGTCGAGAACACGGCCAAGCTGCTGGAGGTCGCGCGCCGCTACAACGTGCCGGTCGCCAATTGCAACACGGCCTATATGAGCGAGCGGGAGATGCCCTACTGGAAGATCACCGCCGTGCGCGACACCTTCCGCCACGACCATCCCAGCTCGGCCTTCGACCCGCGCATCTACGATCCCGACTACGACCTGACGATCTGCAAGAAGGCGCCGTCGATCTTCTTCAACACCGGCGTCAGCGACTATTTCAACAAGGAGCGCGTCGACACGGTGATCGTCACCGGCTGCAACACCTCGGGCTGCATCCGCGCCACCTCCATCGACAGCTTCAGCTATCGCTACCGCACCATCGTGCCCGAGGATTGCGTCGGCGACATCGAGGAGCAGCCGCATCGCGACAATCTCCGCGATCTCGGCCGCCGTTACGTCGACGTCTCCGATCTCAAGACCGTGCTGGCCTATCTGGAAGACTGGCACCGCCAGAACGCAGCCTGA